A region from the Maridesulfovibrio zosterae DSM 11974 genome encodes:
- a CDS encoding type I restriction-modification system subunit M, translated as MTSTQQRAALQRQIWQIANDVRGAVDGWDFKQYVLGTLFYRFISENFASYIEAGDESINYAELSDRVITPEIKDDAVKTKGYFIYPSQMFANIVKGANSNESLNTNLASIFADIENSANGYPSEGDIKGLFADFDTTSNRLGNTVTDKNIRLSAVLKGVAELNFGDFHDNQIDLFGDAYEYLISNYAATAGKSGGEFFTPQHVSKLIAQLAMHKQTSVNKIYDPACGSGSLLLQAKKHFDAHIIEDGFFGQEINHTTYNLARMNMFLHSINYDKFNIQLGNTLSDPHFGDDKPFDAIVSNPPYSVKWKGSDDPTLINDDRFAPAGVLAPKSKADFAFVLHALSYLSSKGRAAVVCFPGIFYRGGAEQKIRKYLVDNNYVETVISLAPNLFFGTTIAVNILVLSKHKTDTNTQFIDASGLFKKETNTNILTEDHIEQIMQVFDSKKNVDHFSQSVDCDRIASNDYNLSVSSYVEAKDTREVIDIAKLNAELKTTVAKIDQLRKDIDAIVAEIEGGDE; from the coding sequence ATGACAAGTACGCAACAACGTGCAGCTCTACAACGCCAGATCTGGCAAATCGCCAATGATGTACGAGGCGCAGTAGATGGTTGGGATTTTAAACAATATGTGCTCGGCACTCTGTTTTATCGTTTTATCAGTGAAAATTTTGCCAGCTACATTGAAGCCGGTGACGAGAGCATCAATTACGCCGAGTTATCCGACAGGGTAATCACACCTGAAATCAAAGACGATGCCGTTAAAACCAAGGGTTACTTCATCTACCCCAGCCAGATGTTCGCTAATATAGTCAAGGGTGCCAACTCTAATGAAAGTTTAAATACGAATCTCGCCAGCATCTTTGCCGACATCGAAAACTCCGCCAATGGCTACCCGTCGGAAGGCGACATCAAAGGGTTGTTTGCTGATTTTGACACCACCAGCAACCGTCTCGGCAACACCGTTACCGACAAGAATATCCGCTTGTCCGCTGTGCTTAAGGGCGTGGCCGAGTTGAACTTCGGTGATTTTCATGACAATCAGATCGATTTGTTCGGTGATGCTTATGAATATTTAATCTCAAACTATGCAGCCACTGCGGGAAAATCCGGCGGCGAGTTTTTTACTCCGCAGCATGTTTCCAAGCTGATTGCCCAACTTGCCATGCACAAGCAAACCAGCGTTAATAAAATTTATGACCCTGCCTGCGGTTCTGGATCTCTGCTGCTGCAAGCCAAAAAACATTTTGACGCGCACATCATCGAAGACGGTTTTTTTGGTCAGGAGATTAATCACACCACCTACAACTTGGCGCGTATGAACATGTTTTTGCACAGCATCAACTACGACAAGTTTAATATCCAGCTTGGCAACACTCTGAGCGACCCTCATTTTGGTGATGACAAACCCTTTGACGCCATTGTCTCGAACCCGCCATACTCGGTGAAATGGAAAGGCTCAGACGACCCAACTCTGATTAACGACGACCGCTTTGCCCCTGCAGGTGTATTAGCACCCAAATCCAAGGCTGATTTTGCCTTTGTGCTGCATGCGCTCAGTTATCTTTCCAGTAAAGGCCGTGCTGCCGTTGTCTGCTTCCCCGGTATTTTTTATCGTGGCGGTGCCGAGCAGAAAATCAGGAAATATCTGGTGGATAACAACTATGTGGAGACCGTGATCTCACTCGCTCCCAACCTGTTTTTCGGCACCACTATCGCCGTGAATATCCTCGTGCTCTCTAAGCACAAAACCGACACCAACACCCAGTTTATTGATGCCAGCGGCCTGTTCAAAAAAGAAACCAATACCAACATCCTCACCGAGGATCATATTGAACAGATCATGCAGGTCTTCGACAGCAAAAAGAATGTCGATCACTTTTCCCAGTCCGTCGATTGTGACCGGATAGCTTCCAACGACTACAATCTGTCTGTAAGCTCCTATGTGGAAGCCAAAGACACCCGCGAGGTAATTGATATTGCAAAGCTCAATGCCGAGCTGAAAACTACTGTCGCCAAGATAGATCAACTTCGAAAGGATATTGATGCCATTGTTGCGGAGATTGAAGGAGGTGACGAATGA
- the fic gene encoding protein adenylyltransferase Fic: MMLENKLGISDQIELGKVEEKISKQKAKQLFESGDIKKVNVGTFEGLAFIHYYLFGDIYDFAGKIREVNIAKGNFRFAPLMYLEAALKHIDSMPQSNFDEIIEKYVEMNIAHPFREGNGRATRIWLDLILKKEIRKVIDWNQVDKEEYLSAMERSPVKDVEINVLLKSALTDQIDDRALFMKGIDVSYFYEGYSEFKTEEL, encoded by the coding sequence ATGATGTTGGAAAATAAACTGGGCATCAGTGATCAGATTGAACTGGGCAAGGTTGAAGAGAAAATAAGCAAGCAAAAAGCCAAGCAGCTGTTTGAGTCGGGTGATATCAAAAAGGTAAACGTCGGAACCTTTGAAGGTCTCGCATTCATTCATTACTATTTGTTTGGTGATATTTATGATTTTGCCGGAAAAATCCGTGAAGTGAATATTGCCAAAGGAAATTTCCGTTTTGCGCCGCTCATGTATCTGGAAGCTGCCCTGAAGCACATAGATTCCATGCCGCAAAGCAACTTTGATGAAATAATTGAAAAATATGTAGAGATGAACATCGCCCACCCTTTTCGAGAAGGCAACGGCCGCGCAACCCGCATTTGGCTGGATCTCATTTTGAAAAAAGAGATTCGAAAGGTCATCGACTGGAATCAAGTCGATAAAGAGGAATATCTTTCCGCCATGGAGCGCAGTCCGGTGAAAGATGTTGAAATCAATGTGCTGTTAAAAAGCGCGTTGACAGATCAGATCGATGACCGCGCTCTGTTTATGAAAGGCATAGACGTAAGCTATTTCTACGAAGGCTATAGCGAATTTAAGACTGAGGAGCTGTAG
- a CDS encoding restriction endonuclease subunit S: MSELSFMEKLLDVAEVEWRALDAVFDVFAGGDVPKDSLSDVETKKFNIPILSNGIGVKALYGWTDNAKIEKPSLTISARGTIGWTNFVDKPFFPIVRLIVLTPKIGLNLKYAYYFMKTIENGYKVPPAGIPQLTKPMLKNVRLPIPCPENPEKSLEIQAEIVRILDKFTELTAELTAELTAEFTARKKQYNYYRDQLLSFEEGEVEWKTLGEVAEFRRGTAITKKQTTDGDIPVVANGPLPTYFHGEKNREGETIVIARSGAYAGYVSFWTQPLFLTDAFSVHPDSSILTPKFVYNFLQNKQEQIHAMKKGAGVPHVRVKELELYSIPVPSPEEQFRIVGILDKFDALTNSLTDGLPREIELRQKQYEYYRDLLLSFPKSKVEVYDE; the protein is encoded by the coding sequence ATGAGCGAATTGAGTTTTATGGAAAAGCTGTTGGATGTTGCTGAGGTCGAGTGGAGAGCGTTGGATGCGGTTTTTGATGTCTTCGCAGGTGGTGACGTTCCTAAAGATTCGCTTTCCGATGTAGAAACCAAAAAATTTAATATCCCGATTTTGTCTAATGGAATTGGTGTTAAAGCCCTATATGGATGGACTGATAACGCAAAAATTGAAAAACCAAGTTTAACTATTTCGGCCAGAGGTACAATTGGTTGGACTAACTTTGTTGATAAGCCGTTTTTTCCAATAGTTCGATTGATAGTCTTAACACCTAAGATTGGTTTGAATCTAAAGTACGCTTATTACTTTATGAAAACCATTGAAAATGGTTACAAGGTTCCGCCGGCTGGTATCCCCCAGCTCACTAAACCGATGCTCAAAAATGTAAGATTACCCATCCCATGCCCGGAAAACCCAGAGAAATCGCTTGAAATACAGGCCGAAATCGTCCGCATTCTGGATAAATTCACCGAGCTTACCGCCGAGCTTACCGCCGAGCTTACCGCCGAGTTTACTGCTCGCAAAAAACAATACAACTATTATCGTGACCAGTTGTTGAGTTTTGAAGAAGGGGAAGTGGAGTGGAAAACGTTGGGGGAAGTTGCGGAATTTCGGCGTGGCACGGCAATAACAAAAAAGCAGACAACAGACGGAGATATTCCTGTCGTTGCCAATGGACCACTTCCAACATACTTCCATGGAGAAAAAAATAGAGAGGGTGAAACTATAGTTATCGCCAGATCTGGAGCGTATGCAGGCTATGTAAGTTTTTGGACTCAGCCATTATTTTTAACAGATGCTTTCAGTGTTCATCCCGATAGTTCAATACTAACGCCTAAATTTGTTTACAATTTTCTTCAAAACAAACAAGAACAGATTCATGCAATGAAGAAAGGTGCTGGTGTTCCGCATGTCCGTGTTAAGGAACTTGAGCTATACAGTATTCCAGTTCCTTCTCCTGAAGAACAATTCCGCATCGTCGGTATTCTAGATAAATTCGACGCCTTAACCAACTCCCTCACCGACGGCCTGCCCCGAGAAATTGAACTGCGTCAAAAGCAGTACGAGTATTACCGCGATTTGCTGTTGAGTTTCCCCAAGTCTAAGGTAGAGGTGTACGATGAGTAA
- a CDS encoding AAA family ATPase, which yields MSKTLTEIAQELKDNPKKVQLIYAFNGVGKTRLSRELKELIMPKGVESEDTDDHRTKVLYYNAFTEDLFYWDNDLEGDSARKLKIQPNAYTKWVLQEQGQDKNAISHFQYYTSDKLTPRFNEEYIIEDKDGKNITVPAFSEVTFSYERGNDERTENVKISKGEESNFIWSIFYSLIEQVVEELNVAEPDERENNQFDKLEYIFIDDPVSSLDENHLIEMAVQLAQLVKSSTSEVKFIITTHNPLFFNVLSNEFNNDEKSTGYKRGAVRRYRLEKYEDGTHKLADQPNDSPFSYHLYLKSELEKAIQEGQIQKYHFNFLRNILEKTSTFLGYKRWAELLPKTDDGRPNPYEERMINLFSHSKHAGDEVAELDDDDKRVLGYLVKQIHEMYHFKSNAS from the coding sequence ATGAGTAAGACTCTAACGGAAATAGCGCAGGAGCTTAAGGATAACCCTAAAAAGGTACAGCTGATCTACGCCTTTAATGGAGTGGGTAAAACGCGTCTTTCACGAGAGCTTAAAGAACTCATTATGCCAAAAGGTGTAGAGAGTGAAGATACGGATGATCATCGTACAAAGGTTCTTTATTACAATGCCTTCACGGAAGACTTGTTCTATTGGGATAATGACCTTGAGGGGGATTCCGCGAGGAAACTCAAAATCCAGCCTAATGCTTACACCAAATGGGTGCTGCAGGAACAAGGGCAGGATAAGAATGCGATCAGTCATTTTCAGTACTACACAAGTGATAAATTAACTCCGCGTTTTAACGAAGAATACATAATCGAAGACAAGGACGGTAAAAATATAACAGTACCGGCTTTTTCTGAGGTTACCTTTTCGTATGAGCGCGGTAATGATGAACGAACCGAGAACGTTAAGATTTCCAAAGGCGAAGAAAGTAACTTTATCTGGAGTATTTTTTACAGCCTTATTGAACAGGTCGTTGAAGAATTGAATGTCGCCGAGCCTGATGAACGTGAAAATAATCAGTTTGATAAACTTGAATACATCTTTATTGATGACCCCGTCAGTTCACTGGACGAAAATCATTTGATTGAAATGGCAGTGCAACTGGCACAGTTGGTTAAGTCCAGCACATCAGAAGTAAAATTTATCATCACTACGCATAACCCACTTTTTTTTAACGTATTAAGCAACGAATTTAATAATGATGAGAAAAGTACAGGTTATAAAAGGGGAGCTGTCCGGAGATATAGGTTGGAGAAATATGAGGATGGAACTCATAAATTAGCTGATCAGCCCAATGATTCTCCCTTTTCATATCACCTTTATCTTAAGTCAGAGCTTGAAAAAGCAATTCAAGAAGGGCAGATTCAAAAATATCATTTTAATTTTTTAAGAAATATACTGGAAAAAACCTCGACTTTTCTAGGTTACAAAAGATGGGCAGAATTGCTTCCTAAAACCGATGACGGCCGACCTAACCCTTATGAAGAGAGAATGATAAATCTTTTTAGTCACTCTAAACATGCAGGCGATGAAGTGGCCGAGTTAGATGATGATGACAAGCGTGTTTTGGGTTATTTGGTAAAACAAATTCATGAAATGTATCACTTCAAGTCGAACGCGTCTTAA
- a CDS encoding HsdR family type I site-specific deoxyribonuclease: protein MISYTKPIAESKKFIVLDKYTKEWQVCETYQSEYDLESELIADLKNQGYEYLSGLNSSDKMLSNVREQLQALNNMQFSEEEWIRFVENYLDKPSDTIVDKTRKIHDDYIHDFVFDDGHIQNIYLVDKKNISRNKVQVIKQFEQAGIQANRYDVTILVNGLPLVQIELKKRGVAIREAFNQVHRYSKESFNSEHSLYKYLQIFVISNGTDSRYFPNTTKRSKNSFDFTMNWAKADNSLIKDLKDFTATFFQKKTLLNVLLHYSVFDVTDTLLVMRPYQIAATERILWKVKSSYEAKKWSKPESGGYIWHTTGSGKTLTSFKAARLATEVEFIDKVFFVVDRKDLDYQTMKEYQRFSPDSVNGSDSTLGLKRNLDKDDNKIIVTTIQKLNNLMKGESDLPIYSKQVVFIFDECHRSQFGEAQKNLKRKFKKFYQFGFTGTPIFPQNALGAETTASVFGRELHSYVITDAIRDEKVLKFKVDYNDVRPHFKEIERELDEKKLKAAETPQALLHPDRIKEVTQYILNNFRQKTHRLKSGTKGFNSMFAVSSVDAAKLYYESFKQLQKDRDKPLKVATIFSFTANEEQDAIGDIADEGFELSAMDSSAKEFLSAAIADYNTLFKTNFGVDSRGFQNYYRDLAKRVKSQDVDLLIVVGMFLTGFDAHTLNTLFVDKNLRYHGLIQAYSRTNRIYDATKTFGNIVTFRDLEQATIDAITLFGDKNTKNVVLEKSYKEYMEGFTDVVTGEARRGYMEVVTELRRRFPNPDKIEKESDKKAFAKLFGEYLRVENVLQNYDEFASLKALQSVDMTDSEAVEAFKALHYLNDEELKAMQDIKMPADRKIQDYRSTYNDIRDWLRREKAGVEKAESKIDWDDVVFEVDLLKSQEINLDYILELIFENSKKVKDKAALVEDVRRVIRASLGNRAKEGLVVDFINQTDLGRIGDKASVIDAFFTFAQAEQKREAEELIGSEDLNKDAAKRYLVTSLKREFASDNGTELNSVLPKMSPLNPQYLPKKQSVFQKIAVFVEKFKGVGGEV from the coding sequence ATGATTAGTTACACCAAACCCATTGCGGAATCAAAAAAATTCATTGTTTTAGACAAATATACCAAGGAATGGCAGGTCTGCGAAACCTACCAAAGTGAGTACGATTTAGAGTCTGAACTTATCGCTGACCTGAAAAATCAGGGTTATGAATATTTATCCGGCTTAAACTCTTCCGATAAAATGTTGTCCAATGTGCGCGAACAGCTGCAGGCCTTGAACAATATGCAGTTTTCGGAAGAGGAATGGATACGTTTTGTTGAAAATTATCTGGATAAACCCAGCGATACCATTGTCGATAAAACTCGTAAAATCCATGATGACTATATCCATGACTTTGTCTTTGATGACGGACATATTCAGAACATCTATCTCGTGGATAAGAAAAATATTTCTCGCAATAAAGTTCAGGTAATCAAGCAGTTTGAGCAGGCAGGAATCCAAGCCAACCGTTATGATGTGACTATACTCGTTAACGGTTTGCCTTTGGTGCAGATTGAGTTGAAAAAGCGCGGCGTAGCGATTCGTGAAGCCTTTAATCAGGTGCACCGTTACAGCAAGGAGAGCTTTAATAGTGAGCATTCCTTGTATAAATATTTACAGATTTTTGTGATTTCAAACGGAACGGATAGTCGCTATTTTCCTAACACCACGAAGCGAAGTAAAAACAGCTTTGACTTCACCATGAACTGGGCAAAGGCTGATAATAGTCTAATCAAAGATCTGAAAGACTTTACGGCGACTTTTTTTCAGAAAAAAACTCTGCTTAATGTGCTGCTGCATTATTCGGTGTTTGATGTCACTGATACTCTGCTGGTGATGCGCCCGTATCAGATTGCGGCAACCGAGCGTATCTTGTGGAAGGTAAAAAGCTCCTATGAAGCCAAAAAATGGAGCAAACCCGAAAGCGGCGGTTATATATGGCATACCACTGGTTCCGGCAAAACCTTAACCAGTTTTAAGGCGGCGCGTTTGGCGACTGAGGTGGAGTTCATTGATAAGGTTTTTTTTGTCGTCGACCGCAAAGATCTGGATTACCAGACCATGAAAGAATACCAGCGTTTTTCGCCTGATAGCGTAAATGGTTCTGACAGCACGTTAGGTTTAAAGCGCAATCTGGATAAAGACGACAACAAGATCATTGTGACCACTATTCAGAAGCTTAACAACCTGATGAAAGGTGAAAGTGACCTGCCTATATACAGCAAGCAGGTGGTGTTTATTTTTGATGAATGTCATCGCAGTCAGTTTGGTGAAGCACAGAAAAACCTGAAGAGAAAGTTTAAAAAGTTTTATCAGTTCGGTTTTACCGGCACGCCTATCTTTCCGCAAAATGCCCTTGGTGCGGAGACCACGGCAAGTGTCTTTGGCCGCGAGCTGCACTCGTATGTAATTACTGACGCCATTCGTGATGAAAAGGTCTTGAAGTTCAAGGTGGACTATAATGATGTACGTCCGCACTTTAAGGAGATTGAAAGGGAGCTGGATGAGAAAAAACTCAAGGCGGCGGAAACCCCACAGGCTTTGTTGCACCCTGACCGTATCAAGGAAGTCACGCAATATATCCTGAATAATTTTAGGCAGAAAACACATCGTCTAAAATCTGGTACGAAAGGCTTTAATTCCATGTTTGCCGTGAGTAGTGTGGACGCGGCTAAGCTTTATTACGAGTCGTTCAAGCAATTGCAAAAAGACAGGGACAAGCCTCTTAAAGTGGCCACGATTTTCTCGTTTACGGCCAATGAAGAACAGGATGCTATAGGTGATATTGCGGATGAGGGTTTTGAGCTTTCAGCCATGGACAGCAGTGCTAAAGAGTTCTTAAGTGCGGCTATTGCCGACTATAACACCCTGTTTAAAACTAATTTTGGCGTGGACAGCAGAGGTTTCCAAAACTATTACCGCGACCTTGCCAAGCGTGTGAAAAGTCAGGATGTTGATCTACTGATTGTGGTTGGGATGTTTCTGACCGGCTTTGATGCTCATACGCTGAATACTTTGTTCGTTGATAAGAATTTGCGTTACCACGGCCTGATACAAGCCTATTCGCGTACCAATCGCATCTATGATGCCACCAAGACCTTTGGCAACATTGTCACCTTTCGTGATCTGGAGCAGGCCACGATCGATGCCATTACTTTGTTCGGCGATAAAAACACCAAAAACGTGGTTTTGGAGAAAAGTTATAAAGAGTACATGGAAGGCTTTACCGATGTGGTAACCGGTGAAGCACGACGCGGCTATATGGAAGTGGTAACAGAATTGCGGCGGCGTTTTCCCAACCCGGATAAGATTGAAAAAGAGTCAGACAAAAAAGCCTTCGCGAAACTGTTTGGCGAATATTTGCGGGTGGAGAATGTACTGCAAAACTACGATGAATTTGCCAGTCTGAAAGCTTTGCAAAGTGTAGACATGACCGACTCGGAAGCGGTTGAGGCATTTAAGGCCCTGCATTATTTAAACGATGAAGAATTAAAAGCTATGCAGGATATCAAGATGCCTGCTGATCGCAAAATTCAGGATTATCGCTCTACTTACAACGATATTCGTGATTGGCTACGCCGTGAAAAAGCAGGTGTAGAAAAAGCCGAGTCCAAAATCGATTGGGATGATGTGGTTTTTGAAGTGGATCTGCTCAAATCTCAAGAGATTAACCTCGACTATATTCTGGAGCTGATTTTTGAAAACAGTAAGAAGGTTAAAGACAAGGCCGCGCTGGTTGAAGACGTGCGTCGAGTGATTCGTGCCAGCCTAGGCAACCGTGCGAAAGAGGGTTTGGTCGTTGATTTCATAAATCAAACAGACCTTGGCCGAATCGGTGATAAGGCCAGTGTGATTGATGCTTTTTTTACTTTTGCCCAAGCGGAACAAAAACGAGAAGCAGAAGAATTAATTGGCTCTGAAGATTTGAATAAAGATGCTGCAAAACGTTATCTCGTTACCTCATTAAAGAGGGAGTTTGCCAGTGACAATGGAACAGAGCTCAATTCCGTTCTGCCTAAGATGAGCCCACTAAACCCGCAGTATCTTCCCAAAAAACAGAGTGTTTTCCAAAAAATAGCCGTTTTTGTTGAAAAATTTAAGGGCGTGGGTGGAGAGGTCTAA